The Lacipirellula parvula genome window below encodes:
- a CDS encoding tyrosine-type recombinase/integrase, protein MNQAAAQSWKLFLQGLWSSGLRLGEAMLLRWDHRPGGVSVQLDGKYSVLAFDGESQKSGRTQMVPLAPEAVQLLTPLQKSRGFVFEPLTKRGLPMARDHQKAGKIIAKIGEAAKVVTDHAAGRTATAHDLRRAFGARWSKRVMPAVLKEIMRHADIQTTMTYYVTQNAKVTASELWAAATPSEQRLETPQPEEDARPSP, encoded by the coding sequence ATGAACCAAGCCGCCGCGCAATCTTGGAAATTGTTCCTGCAGGGGCTTTGGTCAAGCGGACTGCGGCTCGGCGAGGCGATGCTGTTGCGGTGGGACCATCGACCAGGCGGCGTGTCAGTTCAACTGGACGGGAAGTATTCTGTGCTGGCGTTCGATGGCGAATCGCAAAAGTCGGGCCGCACTCAGATGGTTCCGCTGGCACCAGAGGCCGTGCAGCTGCTCACGCCCCTTCAGAAGTCGAGGGGGTTCGTCTTCGAGCCTCTCACCAAGCGTGGCCTTCCGATGGCGCGAGACCACCAGAAGGCAGGAAAGATCATCGCGAAGATTGGAGAGGCCGCTAAGGTTGTGACTGACCACGCTGCCGGCCGTACAGCTACGGCACACGACCTGCGTCGAGCGTTCGGAGCCCGCTGGTCAAAGCGAGTGATGCCGGCCGTCTTGAAGGAGATCATGCGGCATGCTGACATCCAGACGACCATGACGTACTACGTCACGCAAAACGCCAAGGTCACCGCGAGCGAGCTTTGGGCAGCCGCTACTCCATCAGAGCAGCGTCTCGAAACGCCTCAGCCAGAGGAAGACGCTCGTCCTTCGCCCTAA
- a CDS encoding MFS transporter gives MAVAGAELNSPSNLRRERLVVLILAAVQFTTIVDFMIVMPLGPQLMRTLGINPSQFGTIVSSYTFAAGAAGLVASSIVDRFARRTTFMVLNAGFLIGTLCCGLAPSYFWLVVARIVTGAFGGIIGGMSMAIIGDVFPEERRGRATGSLMTGFAIASVAGVPLGQYLGTEYGWHIPFFVLAAAGVPALLLTPAALPPLDAHVGKSHDHPLRSLAETFTHSNHIRAFTLIVTLMIGSFTVFPYLSPYLVSNVGLSEKELSLAYLAGGALTLLTAPVVGRLADRFGKLAVYRVIAPFSMVLLVVITHLPRVPMIVALAVFGGLMMCNVGRMIPAMAMVTSSVEPRRRGGFLSANSSVQHVASGIGAFLGGKIVSQNPGEPLQHFGTVGWIAAGATLVSLWLAGRLRVADGAPVSAEEISLPAAAEAAVDAGEPMIGA, from the coding sequence ATGGCAGTCGCCGGGGCGGAGTTGAATTCGCCAAGCAATTTACGTCGTGAACGATTGGTCGTGCTGATTCTGGCCGCCGTCCAGTTCACGACCATCGTCGACTTCATGATCGTCATGCCGCTCGGGCCGCAGTTGATGCGGACGCTGGGAATCAACCCCAGCCAGTTTGGCACGATCGTTTCTTCATACACCTTCGCCGCTGGCGCCGCCGGGCTGGTCGCGTCCTCCATCGTCGATCGCTTCGCGCGCCGCACGACGTTCATGGTGCTCAACGCGGGGTTTCTCATTGGGACGCTCTGCTGCGGATTGGCGCCGAGTTACTTTTGGTTGGTGGTGGCGCGGATCGTCACCGGCGCCTTCGGCGGCATCATCGGCGGGATGTCGATGGCCATCATCGGCGACGTCTTCCCTGAAGAACGCCGCGGCCGAGCCACCGGCTCGTTGATGACCGGCTTTGCAATCGCATCGGTCGCCGGCGTGCCGCTCGGCCAGTACCTCGGCACCGAGTACGGCTGGCACATCCCCTTCTTCGTGCTCGCGGCTGCCGGAGTTCCGGCACTCCTGCTGACTCCGGCCGCGTTGCCGCCGCTCGATGCTCACGTCGGCAAGTCGCACGATCATCCGCTGCGATCGCTGGCCGAAACGTTTACGCACAGCAACCACATACGCGCGTTCACGCTGATCGTCACGCTGATGATCGGCAGCTTCACCGTCTTTCCGTACCTAAGTCCCTACCTGGTCTCAAATGTCGGCCTCAGCGAAAAGGAGCTTTCGCTGGCCTACCTCGCCGGCGGCGCACTCACGCTCCTGACGGCGCCGGTCGTTGGTAGGCTCGCCGATCGGTTCGGCAAGCTGGCCGTTTATCGGGTCATCGCTCCCTTCTCGATGGTGCTCCTGGTGGTGATCACTCACCTGCCGCGCGTTCCCATGATCGTCGCGCTCGCGGTGTTCGGCGGCCTAATGATGTGCAATGTCGGCCGCATGATTCCCGCCATGGCCATGGTCACCAGCAGCGTCGAACCGCGCCGCCGGGGCGGTTTTCTCAGCGCCAATTCCTCGGTGCAGCACGTGGCCAGCGGCATCGGCGCGTTTCTCGGCGGGAAGATCGTCTCCCAGAATCCGGGCGAACCGCTGCAGCACTTCGGCACGGTCGGCTGGATCGCCGCCGGCGCGACGCTCGTGAGCCTCTGGCTGGCAGGCCGACTGCGCGTCGCCGACGGAGCCCCGGTTTCCGCCGAGGAAATCAGCCTCCCCGCCGCCGCTGAAGCCGCCGTCGACGCCGGCGAACCAATGATCGGCGCCTGA
- a CDS encoding S9 family peptidase — protein sequence MSLHAEPADWTADFLQRYAETYRFSHGRPAAIVVTPQEDAILYLRSGPRSFVRDLYSFDPATGKESVLATADKLLGGGEESLTPEEAARRERMRVAARGIASFQLSKDGDQVLLPISGRLFVLNRQDGKVTELKSDAGDPLDPQFSPGGKSIACVRDGDLYVIDVSSGAERRLTTGGGGLISHGLAEFVAQEEMNRMHGFWWSPDSKKIAYQETDETGVEELFISDPANPSKPPQSWRYPRPGRANAAVRLAVVSVEGGAPRQVEWDREQFPYLAAVTWAKGAPFTIVVQNRRQTEELILAVDDRTGVTRELHRERDDVWLNLVDEMPRWIDDGKSFLWMTERGGAWQLELRGPTGDLLGTLTTPELGLRGIVAVHEDRNEAIVVAGENPTEVQLYRVSLDPQNPHAERITTESGIHGGVWAADGGGIYVHSFANLRGENRLDVCRSDGEKIGTLPSVAEAPGFVPNVTIERVSADPELYAAITRPLDFNKNKQYPVIVSVYGGPHAQTVVSNSAKYLLDQWLAEHGFIVVSIDGRGTPSRGREFERAIHGDFITLPLKDQVAGLKALAKQHPEMDLDRVGIHGWSFGGYFTAMALLQQPELFRVGVAGAPVVDWADYDTHYTERYLGLPDENIEGYRRSNVLTYADRLAAKLLLVHGTADDNVYFQHSVKLADALFRAGQPFEFLPLRGMTHMTPEPLVNERLHERMIDHFQRYLQPQDDAAEGAASSGK from the coding sequence GTGTCACTCCATGCTGAACCAGCCGATTGGACCGCCGATTTTCTGCAGCGCTACGCTGAGACCTACCGCTTCTCGCACGGGCGACCCGCAGCGATTGTGGTGACGCCGCAAGAAGATGCCATTCTCTACTTGCGTTCGGGGCCGCGGAGCTTCGTCCGCGATTTGTACTCATTCGATCCGGCGACCGGCAAGGAAAGCGTCCTTGCTACGGCCGACAAGCTGCTGGGCGGCGGCGAGGAATCGCTCACGCCGGAAGAAGCTGCGCGTCGCGAGCGGATGCGCGTCGCGGCGCGCGGGATCGCGTCGTTTCAACTGTCGAAAGATGGAGATCAGGTACTGCTGCCGATCTCGGGTCGGCTCTTCGTGCTCAATCGTCAGGATGGGAAAGTCACGGAACTAAAGAGCGACGCTGGCGACCCGCTCGACCCGCAGTTCTCGCCAGGCGGAAAATCGATCGCCTGCGTTCGCGATGGCGATCTTTACGTCATCGATGTGTCCAGCGGCGCCGAGCGTCGGCTGACGACAGGGGGCGGCGGATTAATTTCCCACGGGCTGGCGGAATTCGTCGCCCAAGAAGAAATGAACCGGATGCACGGTTTCTGGTGGTCGCCTGATAGCAAAAAGATTGCGTACCAAGAAACCGACGAGACCGGCGTTGAAGAGCTCTTCATTTCTGATCCGGCGAATCCGAGCAAGCCGCCGCAAAGTTGGCGGTACCCCCGGCCAGGGCGGGCAAACGCTGCCGTGCGATTGGCAGTCGTCTCGGTTGAGGGAGGCGCGCCGCGGCAAGTCGAATGGGATCGCGAGCAGTTTCCTTACCTCGCAGCGGTGACTTGGGCGAAAGGAGCGCCGTTTACGATTGTCGTGCAAAATCGCCGACAGACCGAAGAACTGATTCTTGCGGTTGACGATCGTACGGGAGTGACGCGCGAGTTGCATCGCGAACGCGACGACGTCTGGTTGAATCTCGTTGATGAAATGCCACGTTGGATCGACGACGGGAAGTCGTTTCTATGGATGACCGAAAGGGGAGGGGCCTGGCAACTCGAGCTGCGCGGGCCGACCGGCGATTTGCTGGGAACGCTCACGACGCCAGAGTTGGGCTTGCGCGGCATCGTCGCGGTACATGAAGATCGGAACGAAGCGATCGTTGTCGCTGGAGAGAATCCGACGGAAGTACAACTCTATCGAGTCTCGCTTGATCCGCAGAATCCACATGCCGAGCGTATTACGACAGAGTCGGGAATTCACGGCGGCGTCTGGGCTGCGGATGGCGGCGGCATCTACGTGCACTCGTTTGCCAATTTGCGGGGCGAGAACCGCTTGGATGTTTGTCGTAGCGATGGAGAGAAGATCGGAACGCTACCGAGCGTGGCCGAAGCGCCCGGTTTTGTTCCCAATGTGACGATCGAGCGGGTGAGCGCCGATCCCGAGCTCTACGCGGCGATCACGCGCCCGCTCGACTTTAATAAGAACAAGCAATACCCTGTCATCGTCAGCGTCTACGGCGGTCCGCACGCGCAAACCGTCGTCAGCAATTCGGCGAAGTACCTGCTCGATCAATGGCTCGCTGAACACGGCTTCATCGTCGTGTCGATCGATGGCCGTGGCACGCCGTCACGCGGCCGCGAGTTCGAGCGTGCGATTCACGGCGACTTCATTACGCTGCCGCTAAAAGATCAGGTGGCAGGGCTGAAGGCGCTAGCGAAGCAACATCCAGAGATGGACCTCGATCGCGTCGGCATCCATGGTTGGTCGTTCGGCGGCTATTTCACCGCGATGGCGCTGTTGCAACAGCCTGAGCTGTTCCGCGTTGGCGTTGCTGGCGCCCCCGTGGTGGATTGGGCCGACTACGATACGCATTACACCGAGCGGTATCTCGGCCTTCCCGACGAGAACATCGAGGGCTATCGCCGTAGCAATGTGCTCACGTACGCGGATCGACTGGCGGCGAAGCTGCTATTGGTCCACGGTACGGCTGACGACAACGTCTACTTTCAGCACAGCGTGAAACTTGCCGACGCCCTGTTCCGCGCGGGACAGCCGTTCGAGTTCTTGCCGCTGCGCGGGATGACCCATATGACGCCGGAACCGCTGGTGAATGAGCGGCTTCACGAGCGGATGATCGACCACTTTCAGCGGTATCTTCAGCCGCAGGATGATGCGGCAGAGGGGGCGGCGTCGAGCGGAAAGTGA
- a CDS encoding TadE/TadG family type IV pilus assembly protein has translation MNPNSNRINAKKRRHGNVLVLLAILLPVLIGIVGLVIDGGMMMDQYRDLQHASDAGATTAATELRLAHGATAARSAATSAVQIAHEKADADVTVHIPPTTGPFAGNSNYVEVISESTYKTHLMPVLGGAINRTLQVRSVAGVRDATAQAAIVILDPNPSGISVASAATIVANINLASLVNQLPLNSLLTPLGLGGLLNTLRNNIVTALNGVLPSLLGDLTLPALPTLTAGFEVEGLGRLKVDGAILVNTEWGGKDEHGATAGINSPLPYGVACMPLLATTKVLARDLRVVGGVDAVNNYGAYQNGGSHPLQASRLAVADPYKDLPQPTLAGATQNGHKVLIKLVSLGPVLGSLSALLQGILQPVLDPVLLNPGTLNPGVYDSLTIVSLGEVKFNPGVYIIRSRSPITQMSLCVVGGWIKADGVMFYITESPTYNAATGSPDASDSQTATPANLLGSVVPSVLLAPLLPGSTIAGLKSASSPFDGMLIYQRRIDRRPIILSGLKLLGGGAISGSIYAKWGHVIFLSGLGTYDLRFVCGTMRVLTVGETTLAPTKKLPAAQDVFLVE, from the coding sequence ATGAACCCCAACAGCAATCGGATCAACGCCAAGAAGCGCCGTCACGGCAATGTGCTGGTGCTGCTGGCGATCTTGCTGCCCGTCCTGATTGGCATCGTCGGACTCGTCATCGACGGCGGCATGATGATGGACCAGTATCGCGATCTGCAGCATGCCAGCGACGCGGGCGCGACGACCGCCGCGACCGAATTGCGCCTCGCGCATGGCGCAACCGCAGCCCGATCTGCCGCAACCAGTGCCGTGCAAATCGCCCACGAAAAGGCCGACGCCGACGTCACCGTTCATATCCCGCCGACGACGGGGCCGTTTGCCGGGAATTCCAACTACGTGGAGGTCATCTCCGAGTCGACCTACAAAACGCACTTGATGCCGGTGCTGGGCGGAGCGATCAATCGCACACTGCAGGTCCGCTCGGTCGCGGGCGTTCGCGACGCGACGGCGCAAGCGGCGATCGTCATTCTCGACCCCAATCCCTCCGGAATCTCCGTGGCGAGCGCCGCGACGATTGTCGCCAACATCAATCTCGCATCTTTGGTGAATCAACTGCCGCTGAATTCGCTGCTGACGCCGCTCGGCTTGGGTGGACTGCTAAATACGCTACGCAACAACATCGTCACCGCGCTCAACGGCGTCCTACCGAGCCTCCTCGGCGATCTCACGCTGCCAGCGCTGCCCACGCTCACAGCCGGCTTCGAAGTTGAAGGCCTCGGCCGTCTCAAGGTCGACGGCGCGATCTTGGTGAATACCGAATGGGGCGGCAAGGACGAGCATGGCGCCACTGCCGGAATTAACTCGCCCCTGCCCTACGGCGTCGCCTGCATGCCACTGCTGGCGACGACAAAGGTGCTCGCCCGCGATCTGCGCGTGGTAGGCGGCGTCGATGCGGTCAACAACTACGGTGCGTATCAGAACGGCGGTTCGCATCCGCTGCAGGCGAGTCGACTGGCGGTCGCCGATCCCTACAAAGACCTGCCGCAGCCAACGCTTGCAGGCGCGACGCAAAATGGCCACAAGGTTCTCATCAAGCTCGTCTCTTTGGGACCGGTGCTTGGATCGCTGTCGGCGCTGCTGCAAGGAATTCTGCAGCCGGTGCTCGATCCTGTTTTGCTCAATCCAGGGACGCTTAATCCTGGCGTTTACGATTCGCTGACCATCGTGTCGCTCGGCGAAGTAAAGTTCAATCCCGGCGTCTACATCATTCGTAGCCGGAGCCCGATCACGCAAATGTCGCTGTGCGTGGTCGGCGGCTGGATCAAGGCGGACGGCGTGATGTTCTACATCACCGAGTCACCCACCTACAACGCGGCGACCGGTTCGCCCGACGCTTCCGATAGTCAAACGGCGACGCCGGCGAACTTGCTCGGCAGCGTCGTGCCAAGCGTGCTACTCGCTCCGTTACTGCCGGGATCAACGATCGCGGGGCTGAAGAGTGCAAGTAGCCCGTTTGACGGCATGCTGATCTACCAGCGTCGCATCGATCGGCGCCCGATCATTTTGAGCGGCCTGAAACTGCTGGGGGGCGGTGCGATTTCGGGTTCTATCTATGCCAAATGGGGCCACGTCATTTTTCTGAGCGGGCTCGGCACGTACGACTTGCGATTCGTATGCGGGACGATGCGCGTGCTAACCGTCGGCGAGACCACGTTAGCGCCGACGAAAAAGCTGCCCGCCGCGCAGGACGTCTTTCTCGTCGAATGA
- a CDS encoding TadE family protein, with protein sequence MNTRRTIIVERRSNGATAIETAIVLPIALLALFVILDLGLASLRYNALAEAARRLARAAVMRGDDTPSEIGGDWGPETIVATAADSIDPAVTIHPLLPTMNPADVGIRLTWPDTTNNSRSRVRVELKYQHQPLVPGLTPWGPINLESSSQMRIVN encoded by the coding sequence ATGAACACGAGGCGCACAATCATCGTGGAGCGGCGATCCAACGGCGCGACGGCCATCGAGACGGCCATCGTCCTGCCGATCGCGCTGCTTGCGCTGTTCGTGATCCTCGATCTGGGCCTTGCCTCGCTGCGGTACAACGCGTTAGCGGAAGCAGCGCGGCGGCTGGCGCGGGCAGCCGTCATGCGAGGCGACGACACGCCATCCGAAATCGGCGGCGACTGGGGACCTGAAACGATCGTCGCTACCGCCGCCGACTCGATCGATCCGGCGGTAACGATTCACCCGTTGCTGCCGACGATGAATCCAGCCGACGTGGGGATTCGCCTCACCTGGCCCGATACCACCAACAATTCCCGTAGTCGCGTGCGCGTCGAGCTCAAGTATCAGCATCAGCCATTGGTGCCGGGACTGACGCCCTGGGGGCCGATCAACCTGGAATCAAGCTCGCAGATGCGCATCGTGAATTAA
- a CDS encoding TadE family protein, with product MSVSRSRNCSGIAATELAVSLPILMLMALACADFGRVMHHYQIVSNAARTGAETGAMRKFTTLTRTEWENEVRQAVVEELAGLPDFNEGSLDYALSTTTDANNLATVEIEISYPFTSAVSWPGLPHELDMKALSRVRQFR from the coding sequence ATGAGCGTCTCACGATCTCGCAACTGCAGCGGCATCGCGGCGACCGAATTGGCGGTCTCGCTGCCGATTTTGATGCTGATGGCTCTCGCGTGCGCCGATTTCGGGCGCGTAATGCATCACTACCAAATCGTGTCAAATGCCGCGCGCACCGGCGCTGAGACAGGCGCGATGCGCAAATTCACGACGCTGACCCGCACCGAGTGGGAGAACGAAGTACGCCAAGCAGTCGTCGAGGAGCTCGCTGGGCTGCCCGATTTCAACGAAGGCTCGCTGGACTACGCGCTGAGTACGACGACGGACGCCAACAATTTGGCGACGGTTGAAATCGAGATCTCGTACCCGTTCACATCGGCGGTCTCCTGGCCAGGCCTGCCGCATGAACTCGACATGAAAGCGTTGTCGCGAGTGCGGCAATTCAGGTAA
- a CDS encoding type II secretion system F family protein, with translation MFEREYLFIWIAVGLIAVTIAVAAAWLDPAAHKINSRVAEFEERYGQHKRRRTARGQRRDTATSLVGRLASMLPSTSSASGTLQARLSKGGIYNPSASSTFLGVQTLLTLTPAVVAILGALFFNWSLSFALAAGGLAAAAGWLAPGLWLDRAVKERHLLLRRSLPDFLDLMVVCLQGGLSIQETIRRVGDELRLAHPILAGELSIVQRDVELGATVDQAFRRFALRSDYEGVRTLSTFVRESQRFGTQLTEALRLHAEMLRLQREEAAEEQAQKAAVAILLPTLLLIFPAVFVVLVGPAMIQIQEAFAK, from the coding sequence ATGTTCGAACGAGAATACCTCTTTATCTGGATCGCCGTCGGGCTGATCGCGGTGACGATCGCCGTGGCCGCCGCTTGGCTCGACCCAGCGGCGCACAAGATCAATTCGCGCGTCGCCGAATTCGAAGAACGCTACGGGCAGCACAAGCGTCGGCGCACCGCTCGCGGGCAGCGCAGAGACACAGCGACGTCGCTGGTTGGGCGACTGGCTTCGATGTTGCCTTCGACTTCGTCGGCTTCCGGCACGCTGCAAGCCCGCTTGTCCAAGGGTGGAATCTACAATCCGTCTGCGTCTTCTACCTTCCTGGGCGTGCAAACGCTGCTCACGCTGACGCCAGCCGTCGTCGCGATCCTCGGCGCTCTGTTCTTCAACTGGTCGCTCTCATTCGCGCTCGCCGCTGGCGGCCTCGCCGCCGCCGCGGGATGGCTAGCTCCTGGCCTCTGGCTCGATCGAGCGGTGAAAGAACGTCACTTGCTTCTGCGCCGGTCACTCCCAGATTTCCTCGACCTGATGGTCGTCTGCCTGCAGGGCGGCTTGAGTATTCAGGAGACGATTCGGCGCGTGGGCGATGAGCTTAGACTGGCGCATCCTATACTCGCTGGCGAGCTCTCGATCGTCCAGCGCGACGTCGAACTCGGCGCGACCGTCGATCAAGCCTTTCGCCGCTTCGCACTGCGCAGCGATTACGAAGGCGTCCGCACGCTGAGCACCTTCGTGCGAGAATCGCAGCGATTTGGCACGCAACTGACCGAGGCGTTGCGGCTTCACGCTGAAATGCTGCGTCTGCAGCGTGAAGAAGCGGCCGAAGAACAAGCCCAGAAAGCGGCCGTCGCGATCCTACTACCGACGCTATTGTTGATCTTCCCCGCCGTATTCGTCGTATTGGTCGGCCCCGCGATGATCCAAATCCAGGAGGCGTTTGCGAAATGA
- a CDS encoding type II secretion system F family protein, with protein MSTLWIIILVFAAVAAAVACAGSMFYDHYLRNRLAVQERVKELSGIGDSTRSASLFKDLKRLADQSIQRRTFREMVDQLFEQSATTLTLRQGIALALGLAVGFSLPAALFAPLTIPLAACIGFLLVPLALYVKRFSRQKKLSQQLPEAFQMISRSVTAGQTVPAALRIIADDFDEPISEEFALCYEQQNLGMSRETALRKLAQRTGIMELQLFVVALLVQERSGGDLVGLLDNLATMIRKRLKLQNRIRALTGEGRMQAIVLIVLPIAALGAMLVLSPEYAQSLLDRPWLLGVAAGAQTLGALWIRRIVNFEV; from the coding sequence ATGTCGACGCTCTGGATCATCATCTTGGTGTTCGCCGCCGTCGCCGCCGCCGTCGCCTGCGCGGGGTCGATGTTCTACGACCATTACCTGCGCAACCGACTGGCCGTGCAGGAACGGGTCAAAGAACTCTCGGGCATCGGCGACTCGACGCGCTCGGCGTCGCTGTTCAAAGATTTGAAGCGACTCGCCGATCAAAGCATCCAGCGGCGAACGTTTCGCGAAATGGTCGATCAGCTGTTCGAACAGTCTGCGACGACGCTAACGCTACGCCAAGGCATTGCACTGGCGCTGGGACTGGCCGTTGGCTTTAGCTTGCCGGCGGCGCTGTTCGCGCCGCTGACGATCCCGCTCGCCGCGTGCATCGGCTTCTTGCTCGTCCCGTTGGCGCTGTACGTCAAGCGATTTTCTCGGCAGAAGAAGCTGAGCCAGCAACTGCCTGAGGCCTTTCAGATGATCAGCCGATCGGTAACCGCCGGCCAGACGGTGCCGGCGGCGCTGCGCATTATCGCCGACGACTTCGACGAACCGATTTCGGAAGAGTTCGCACTTTGCTACGAGCAGCAGAACCTTGGCATGAGTCGCGAAACCGCGCTGCGTAAACTGGCGCAGCGCACGGGCATTATGGAATTGCAACTGTTCGTGGTCGCTCTATTGGTGCAGGAGCGATCGGGCGGCGACCTTGTCGGGTTGCTAGATAATCTGGCGACGATGATCCGCAAACGACTCAAGCTTCAGAATCGCATTCGGGCGCTCACCGGCGAAGGCCGCATGCAGGCGATCGTGCTGATTGTGCTGCCAATTGCCGCGCTAGGCGCCATGCTCGTGCTGTCGCCCGAATACGCACAAAGCTTGCTCGACCGGCCGTGGTTGCTCGGAGTCGCGGCGGGCGCCCAAACACTCGGCGCCCTGTGGATCCGCCGCATCGTGAACTTCGAGGTCTAG
- a CDS encoding CpaF family protein: MLGAKCDLPTPTTTNDQQQPWHQLKVELHEQLISGMDFDVLRSVDPERLRAEIRRGAEELCSLHADLLTRAERNQLIEELVDETLGLGPLETLMHDPTVSDILINGAKCVYVERRGKLERVPVQFRDLDHLIGIVQRIAGRVGRRIDESSPMVDARLPDGSRLNAVIKPLALDGALVSIRRFPSKPMTTGELLQRRAAAPEMLDLLAACARARLNIMISGGTGSGKTTLLNVLSSFISQNERIATIEDAAELQLQQPHVARMETRPANLEGNGAVTARDLLRNALRMRPDRIIVGECRGAEAFDMLQAMNTGHEGGMTTIHANETRDALSRLEMLVGMAAPELPMWFIHRQIASAIHIIVQVARMSDGSRKITQISEITGMNGNTINMHDLFVFKQTGVDAQGQVVGQFHTTGIPPQCAERLSRYGLQAPIAEQRPLDAADRLQSLRIR, from the coding sequence ATGCTAGGAGCCAAGTGCGATCTGCCGACGCCGACGACGACTAACGATCAGCAGCAGCCATGGCATCAACTGAAGGTTGAGCTGCATGAGCAGCTGATCAGCGGGATGGATTTCGACGTCCTGCGCTCCGTCGATCCGGAGCGATTGCGGGCGGAAATTCGGCGCGGCGCCGAAGAACTCTGCAGCCTGCACGCCGATTTGCTGACTCGCGCCGAGCGAAACCAACTGATCGAGGAGCTGGTCGACGAAACGCTGGGCCTCGGCCCGCTCGAAACGTTGATGCACGATCCGACGGTCTCCGACATCCTCATCAACGGCGCCAAGTGCGTGTACGTTGAACGCCGCGGCAAACTGGAGCGCGTGCCCGTTCAGTTTCGCGACCTCGATCACCTCATCGGCATCGTGCAGCGGATCGCGGGGCGCGTAGGGCGGCGCATCGATGAATCGAGCCCGATGGTCGACGCCCGACTCCCGGACGGCAGCCGGTTGAACGCCGTCATCAAGCCGTTGGCGCTCGACGGGGCGCTCGTGTCGATCCGCCGCTTTCCGTCAAAGCCGATGACGACTGGCGAGTTGCTCCAACGACGCGCCGCCGCTCCAGAAATGCTCGATCTGCTCGCCGCGTGCGCCCGCGCGCGTTTGAACATCATGATCTCGGGCGGCACCGGCAGCGGGAAGACGACGCTGCTCAATGTTCTTTCCAGCTTCATCTCGCAGAACGAGCGGATCGCGACGATCGAAGACGCCGCTGAACTGCAACTGCAACAGCCGCATGTCGCCCGCATGGAAACCCGGCCGGCCAATCTCGAAGGGAACGGCGCCGTCACGGCGCGCGACCTCTTGCGGAACGCACTGCGGATGCGTCCTGACCGAATCATCGTGGGCGAATGCCGCGGCGCCGAGGCGTTCGATATGCTCCAGGCGATGAACACCGGGCACGAAGGGGGCATGACGACGATCCACGCGAATGAAACGCGCGACGCGCTCAGTCGCCTAGAAATGTTGGTCGGCATGGCGGCGCCTGAACTGCCAATGTGGTTCATCCACCGGCAAATTGCCTCGGCCATTCACATCATCGTGCAAGTGGCGCGCATGTCCGACGGCTCGCGCAAGATCACGCAGATCTCTGAGATCACCGGCATGAACGGCAACACCATCAACATGCACGACTTGTTCGTGTTTAAACAAACGGGCGTCGATGCCCAGGGACAAGTCGTCGGGCAATTCCACACAACCGGCATTCCGCCGCAGTGTGCGGAACGGCTCTCGCGATACGGGCTCCAGGCGCCAATAGCAGAGCAGCGCCCGCTCGATGCGGCCGATCGACTTCAATCGTTGAGGATTCGCTGA